From the Microvirgula aerodenitrificans DSM 15089 genome, one window contains:
- a CDS encoding TOBE domain-containing protein, whose protein sequence is MQTSARNQFVGKVSQIKTGMVNDEIELVVAGGQKIVATVTCDSTEQLGLVVGGEAFALVKASSIIIVTDQQGARFSARNHLHGTVSRLQTGAVNTEVVLDLPGGGAVAAIITNESSQALGLAVGVPASALFKATSVILGVAA, encoded by the coding sequence ATGCAGACCAGTGCGCGCAACCAGTTTGTCGGCAAGGTGTCGCAGATCAAGACCGGCATGGTGAACGACGAGATCGAACTCGTGGTCGCCGGTGGCCAGAAAATTGTCGCGACCGTAACGTGTGACAGCACGGAACAGCTTGGTCTGGTCGTTGGCGGCGAGGCGTTCGCGCTGGTCAAGGCATCGTCGATCATTATCGTGACCGACCAGCAGGGCGCCCGCTTCTCGGCCCGCAATCACCTGCACGGTACGGTCTCGCGACTGCAGACCGGTGCGGTCAATACCGAAGTGGTGCTCGACCTGCCGGGCGGCGGCGCGGTGGCCGCCATCATCACCAACGAGAGCAGTCAGGCGCTCGGGCTGGCAGTCGGCGTGCCGGCCAGTGCGCTGTTCAAGGCAACCAGCGTGATTCTGGGCGTAGCGGCCTGA